From the Streptomyces nigrescens genome, one window contains:
- a CDS encoding PucR family transcriptional regulator translates to MPVMSLQRLLDSVGPAVLSGVCAPGGTAVPVGDVVIAEPDGGFDLRPGDVVLGVNLTDRAQALRLMSLCAERSAGALLLKAPAAVDETVVTAASAAGLPLVQVEQQAGWAQVVSLLRAVLDSEGYVDSGSGTAGAEAGDLFGLADAIAAVIDAPVTIEDRSSRVLAYSARQERGDEARVATIMGRHVPDEVNAHFRRYGVFHKIAQDTGPIYVPAVVEGTKPRLVVPVHAGGDVLGSIWAIVPGPVPAERAEAFADTAATAALHLLRRRAGADVERLVLTDMVATVLHGQEGAADAARRLGLTTGPWRVIAVGVRCEDDGEAERQRLTVWERMSRFRGSRLRSPAAIVGGVVYGIVPAERVAPGADDGSGWLETLLGTAGRPAPLVAVGGLAASVPGLARSREQADDTLDLLRTGLIARDQAVHDEVWATVVLRHVARSAAATRIAGVGPLRQLVDHDRAHGTNCVPTLYAWLEAMGDPRAAAARLHIHPNTLRHRMRRLQDVVALPLDDPEVRTALLLQLTARQYSTEGGPDDTVSASA, encoded by the coding sequence ATGCCAGTGATGAGTCTGCAGCGGCTTCTCGACTCCGTCGGGCCGGCCGTGCTGTCGGGGGTGTGCGCCCCCGGAGGCACCGCGGTCCCGGTGGGAGACGTGGTGATCGCCGAGCCGGACGGTGGCTTCGATCTGCGTCCGGGCGATGTCGTCCTCGGAGTGAACCTCACCGACCGTGCACAGGCCCTGCGGCTGATGTCGTTGTGCGCGGAGCGGTCAGCCGGCGCTCTGCTGCTGAAGGCCCCGGCCGCGGTCGACGAAACGGTGGTCACGGCCGCGAGCGCCGCGGGACTCCCGCTGGTGCAGGTCGAGCAGCAGGCGGGCTGGGCCCAGGTCGTGTCGCTGCTGCGGGCGGTGCTCGACAGCGAGGGGTACGTGGACTCCGGCAGCGGGACGGCGGGCGCCGAGGCGGGTGATCTCTTCGGGCTGGCCGATGCGATCGCCGCCGTGATCGACGCGCCGGTCACCATCGAGGACCGCAGCTCCCGGGTCCTTGCCTACTCCGCGCGGCAGGAGCGCGGTGACGAGGCGCGGGTCGCCACGATCATGGGGCGGCACGTCCCCGACGAGGTGAACGCGCATTTCCGGCGGTACGGCGTCTTTCACAAGATCGCCCAGGACACCGGCCCCATCTACGTACCTGCGGTGGTCGAGGGCACCAAGCCACGGCTGGTCGTGCCGGTACATGCCGGCGGGGATGTGCTCGGCTCGATCTGGGCCATCGTGCCGGGACCGGTGCCCGCCGAGCGGGCCGAGGCGTTCGCCGACACGGCCGCGACGGCGGCCCTGCATCTGCTGCGGCGGCGCGCCGGTGCGGATGTGGAGCGCCTGGTGCTGACCGACATGGTCGCCACCGTCCTGCACGGCCAGGAGGGAGCGGCCGACGCGGCGCGGCGTCTGGGGCTCACGACCGGCCCCTGGCGAGTGATCGCCGTGGGGGTGCGCTGCGAGGACGACGGTGAGGCGGAGCGCCAGCGGCTGACTGTTTGGGAGCGTATGTCCCGGTTCCGCGGTAGTCGTCTGCGGTCGCCCGCGGCGATCGTCGGCGGTGTGGTCTACGGGATCGTCCCGGCGGAGAGGGTCGCCCCCGGCGCGGACGACGGGTCCGGTTGGCTGGAGACGCTCCTTGGCACCGCCGGAAGACCCGCTCCGCTCGTCGCGGTCGGCGGACTCGCGGCGTCGGTCCCCGGCCTGGCCCGCTCGCGCGAGCAGGCCGATGACACCCTCGATCTGCTCCGGACGGGCCTGATCGCGCGCGACCAGGCCGTGCACGACGAGGTGTGGGCCACGGTCGTGCTGCGCCATGTCGCCCGGTCCGCCGCGGCGACACGGATTGCGGGCGTCGGGCCGCTGCGGCAACTGGTGGACCACGATCGTGCACACGGGACGAACTGTGTGCCGACGCTGTATGCCTGGCTGGAGGCGATGGGCGATCCACGGGCCGCCGCCGCCCGGCTGCACATCCACCCCAACACGCTCCGGCACCGGATGCGCCGGCTCCAGGACGTCGTGGCGCTGCCGCTGGACGACCCGGAGGTCCGTACCGCCCTGCTGCTCCAGCTCACCGCCCGCCAATACAGCACAGAGGGCGGCCCGGACGACACGGTGAGCGCTTCCGCGTGA
- a CDS encoding cytochrome ubiquinol oxidase subunit I, translating to MHTTVTLLADAPAQLLPARQLMAFTLATHIILVPLGVALPLITLVMHHRGLRRNDPVALLLARRWSAVMAVQFAVGVVTGTVLSFEFGLLWPGLMGTWGGVFGIGFGVEAWAFFLEAVLIAIYLYGWRRLKPRTHFLLGLPLPAAALLGAFGILAANSWMNTPQGFTLGADGKPEDVHIWSAIFTPMFGPQYWHFVVAMLITAGYTVAGVYAVGWLRGRRDRYHRLGFTVPFTLAAVFTPVQFVLGDSIARSVFHKQPVKFAATELVWRTDTHVPEYIFGRLHPDGSISGGIKIPQFDSILAGFTPGTKVTGLTSVPADDRPTATQATIAHWAFDLMVVIGSLLILLALWYGWCRLRRRRLPTSPWFFRGAACAGVASVIAVECGWITAEVGRQPWIVYGHMRIAEAVTPTRSTSLWIMLGLVIVVYVFIFGSLLAVLLKMRTGWRLADARRAGERTEEPEADTPYGPRSRVPAGDPPSGGGTGAGPAEDGRP from the coding sequence ATGCACACCACGGTCACCCTGCTGGCGGACGCCCCGGCCCAACTGCTGCCGGCCCGGCAGCTGATGGCCTTCACCTTGGCCACCCACATCATTCTGGTGCCGCTCGGGGTGGCGCTCCCGCTGATCACCCTGGTGATGCACCATCGCGGTCTGCGCCGGAACGACCCCGTGGCGCTGCTCCTCGCCAGACGCTGGTCGGCGGTGATGGCGGTGCAGTTCGCGGTCGGTGTGGTCACCGGCACCGTGCTGTCCTTCGAGTTCGGACTGCTCTGGCCGGGCCTGATGGGCACGTGGGGCGGCGTCTTCGGTATCGGGTTCGGGGTGGAGGCCTGGGCCTTCTTCCTCGAAGCGGTCCTCATCGCCATCTACCTCTACGGCTGGCGGAGGCTGAAGCCCCGCACCCACTTCCTGCTCGGCCTGCCCCTGCCCGCCGCCGCCCTGCTCGGCGCGTTCGGCATCCTGGCGGCCAACTCCTGGATGAACACACCCCAGGGATTCACCCTCGGCGCCGACGGCAAGCCCGAGGACGTGCACATCTGGTCGGCGATCTTCACCCCGATGTTCGGGCCGCAGTACTGGCACTTCGTCGTGGCGATGCTGATCACCGCGGGCTACACCGTCGCCGGTGTCTACGCAGTCGGCTGGCTGCGCGGCCGCCGCGACCGCTACCACCGGCTCGGGTTCACCGTCCCCTTCACCCTCGCCGCGGTGTTCACCCCGGTGCAGTTCGTGCTGGGCGACTCGATCGCCCGGTCGGTCTTCCACAAGCAGCCGGTGAAGTTCGCCGCGACGGAACTCGTCTGGCGGACCGACACCCATGTACCCGAGTACATCTTCGGCCGGCTGCATCCGGACGGCAGCATCTCCGGCGGCATCAAGATCCCCCAATTCGACTCCATCCTGGCCGGGTTCACCCCCGGGACCAAGGTGACCGGACTGACCTCCGTCCCGGCGGACGACCGGCCGACGGCTACCCAGGCCACCATCGCCCACTGGGCCTTCGACCTCATGGTGGTGATCGGCTCCCTGCTGATCCTCCTCGCCCTCTGGTACGGCTGGTGCCGGCTGCGGCGACGCCGGCTGCCCACCTCACCGTGGTTCTTCCGCGGCGCCGCCTGCGCGGGCGTCGCCTCCGTCATCGCCGTCGAATGCGGGTGGATCACCGCCGAAGTCGGGCGCCAGCCCTGGATCGTCTACGGGCACATGCGCATCGCCGAGGCGGTGACACCGACCCGGTCCACCAGTCTCTGGATCATGCTGGGCCTGGTCATCGTGGTGTATGTGTTCATCTTCGGATCGCTGCTCGCGGTGCTTCTCAAGATGCGTACGGGCTGGCGGCTCGCCGACGCACGCCGGGCGGGGGAGCGGACCGAGGAACCCGAGGCCGACACCCCGTACGGGCCCCGCTCACGGGTACCGGCCGGTGACCCGCCGTCCGGCGGCGGCACCGGGGCCGGACCGGCCGAGGACGGCCGGCCGTGA
- a CDS encoding LuxR C-terminal-related transcriptional regulator, giving the protein MQLTGSVPALTAAYEVIRQPLGEILPRLSAVLAELVPHRAVAELSTHCAHSPFKTYGAAEITGRLSTADLTPLLASGIPGRPWQGTLTLAGAERPALVVTSRATPRGAVLLLVRDADATPADEAAAALVQALWDVVTSHFDRMAAEALPGALARSRTAAGTRARVIAELGEAYSAALTGVLGVLRSRSLDDAAARATATDLAVSALVDLRAEAERDQQIAEEPAGQAFARLADSLRPLVRHSPVRLELGAPDSPRTVAADVAHTARVIVRALLLKVLEQETVTRVHVAWQITDDELRAAVRDDGPGTLTHGALAPGGVAERLAVLDGRLDVDAVPGWGTTVSATIPLRVSQDPAPDPLTALGERELQVLARLALGHRNRAIAQELHISESTVKFHVAKILTKLGVESRGAAAALFHAVA; this is encoded by the coding sequence ATGCAGTTGACCGGATCGGTGCCCGCCCTGACCGCCGCATACGAGGTGATCCGCCAGCCACTCGGCGAGATCCTGCCCCGGCTCTCCGCCGTGCTGGCCGAGCTGGTGCCGCACCGGGCGGTGGCTGAACTCTCCACCCACTGCGCCCACTCACCGTTCAAGACCTACGGCGCGGCCGAGATCACCGGCCGGCTGTCCACCGCCGATCTGACGCCGCTGCTCGCCTCCGGCATCCCCGGCCGCCCATGGCAGGGCACGCTCACCCTCGCCGGTGCGGAGCGGCCGGCCCTCGTCGTGACGAGCCGGGCGACACCCCGCGGCGCCGTCCTGCTGCTGGTACGGGACGCGGACGCCACCCCGGCCGACGAGGCGGCCGCCGCCCTCGTACAAGCGCTGTGGGACGTGGTCACCAGCCACTTCGACCGCATGGCGGCGGAGGCCCTGCCCGGCGCGCTGGCCCGTTCGCGGACCGCCGCCGGAACCCGGGCCCGAGTGATCGCGGAGCTGGGCGAGGCCTACTCGGCCGCGCTCACCGGAGTGTTGGGAGTCCTGCGCAGTCGCAGCCTCGACGATGCGGCGGCCCGCGCCACCGCCACGGATCTGGCCGTCTCGGCCCTGGTGGACCTTCGTGCGGAGGCGGAGCGCGACCAGCAGATCGCCGAGGAGCCGGCCGGGCAGGCCTTCGCCCGGCTCGCCGACTCCCTGCGGCCGCTCGTCCGCCACAGCCCCGTACGACTGGAGCTGGGCGCCCCCGACTCCCCGCGGACCGTGGCCGCCGACGTGGCTCACACCGCGCGGGTCATCGTCCGGGCGCTGCTGCTGAAGGTCCTGGAACAGGAGACGGTGACCCGCGTCCACGTCGCCTGGCAGATCACCGACGACGAACTGCGCGCGGCCGTACGGGACGACGGGCCCGGCACCCTCACCCACGGTGCCCTGGCCCCCGGCGGGGTCGCCGAGCGACTCGCCGTACTGGACGGACGGCTGGACGTCGACGCGGTGCCCGGGTGGGGGACCACGGTGTCGGCGACGATCCCGCTGCGGGTGTCCCAGGACCCGGCGCCCGACCCGCTCACCGCACTGGGCGAGCGGGAACTCCAGGTACTGGCCCGGCTCGCGCTCGGGCACCGCAACCGGGCGATCGCCCAGGAACTCCACATCAGTGAGTCGACGGTGAAGTTCCATGTCGCGAAGATCCTCACCAAACTGGGCGTCGAGTCACGGGGCGCGGCGGCGGCCCTCTTCCATGCCGTGGCCTAG
- the alr gene encoding alanine racemase — MAGQHGQEAQRAGTPHAQARIDLSAVRANVSRLCEAAGSAEVMAVVKADGYGHGMAAVARAALAGGATWLGVAGMREALALRAAGVPGRLLAWLLTPGDDWNAAVASGVELSAGATWAVRAAVRAAQAVDRPALLHLEAETGLGRGGATADDWRALLETAARAEAAGYVRVVGVWSHLARADEPGHPSCDEQLAAFRSAAGLARRAGLTPDVLHLSNSAATLTLPEAHFDLVRPGLAVYGLSPVPDLAAPSELGLRPAMTLTARLASVKRVPAGQGVSYGHRYRTARETTLGLVPLGYADGVPRHASQAGPVLVAGRRHTVAGTVCMDQFVLDLGDAPAAPGDEVVLFGPGDRGEPGAADWARAAQSISHEIVARIGARVPRTYTGGSASGEL, encoded by the coding sequence ATGGCCGGACAGCACGGCCAGGAGGCACAGCGGGCCGGAACACCGCACGCACAGGCCCGTATTGACCTCTCGGCGGTCCGCGCCAACGTCAGCCGGTTGTGTGAAGCAGCCGGCTCCGCCGAGGTGATGGCCGTGGTCAAGGCCGACGGCTACGGTCACGGCATGGCCGCCGTCGCCCGCGCGGCGCTCGCGGGCGGTGCCACCTGGCTCGGCGTCGCCGGGATGCGCGAAGCACTGGCGCTGCGCGCGGCCGGCGTCCCCGGCCGGCTGCTCGCGTGGCTGCTGACCCCGGGTGACGACTGGAATGCCGCGGTGGCGTCAGGCGTCGAGCTGTCGGCCGGTGCCACCTGGGCGGTGCGGGCCGCGGTCCGGGCGGCACAGGCCGTGGACCGTCCCGCGCTGCTGCACCTCGAAGCGGAGACCGGGCTCGGGCGCGGCGGCGCGACCGCGGACGACTGGCGGGCGCTGCTGGAGACCGCGGCCCGCGCCGAAGCGGCCGGGTACGTCCGGGTCGTCGGCGTGTGGTCGCATCTGGCGCGGGCCGATGAGCCCGGACACCCCTCCTGTGACGAGCAGTTGGCCGCCTTCCGCAGCGCTGCCGGGCTCGCCCGTCGGGCCGGGCTCACCCCCGACGTCCTCCATCTGTCCAACTCGGCCGCCACGCTGACGCTTCCGGAGGCACACTTCGACCTCGTACGCCCCGGGCTCGCCGTCTACGGACTGAGCCCGGTGCCGGACCTGGCCGCGCCTTCGGAGCTGGGGCTGCGGCCGGCGATGACCCTCACCGCCCGCCTCGCCTCCGTCAAGCGGGTCCCCGCCGGGCAGGGCGTCTCGTACGGCCACCGCTATCGCACCGCCCGTGAGACGACCCTCGGTCTGGTCCCCCTCGGCTATGCCGACGGTGTTCCCCGGCATGCGTCGCAGGCCGGCCCCGTCCTTGTCGCCGGGCGGCGGCACACGGTGGCGGGCACCGTGTGCATGGACCAGTTCGTGCTCGATCTCGGCGACGCCCCCGCCGCGCCCGGGGACGAGGTCGTCCTTTTCGGGCCCGGCGACCGTGGGGAGCCGGGTGCGGCGGACTGGGCGCGGGCCGCCCAGTCCATCTCCCACGAAATCGTCGCCCGTATCGGCGCCCGCGTTCCGCGCACCTACACCGGCGGCTCGGCCTCCGGAGAACTCTGA
- a CDS encoding cytochrome d ubiquinol oxidase subunit II, producing MIADVIAVVLLLAVTAYACAGGTDYGAGFWDLTAGGTERGARPRWLIDHAMAPVWEVNNVWLVFVFVIMWTGFPTLFQTVFSAMWLPLALAAIGLVLRGAGFALRKPLRRIAGRRLYGAVFAIASLLTPFFLGAAVGGIASGRAVPGTEASAHAWSNPTSVLFGLIAIVATAFLGAVFLAGDAARFGAPDLVGYFRRRALGSVVALAVLAAVMLTVTRSDAPHVWHGLTHGLGLGLVILAGVCSVATGWLLLRGSGAWARVTAVGVVAAAIIAWGAAQRPDLIPTSLTVAEGAGAPGSLRWTGLVTLVAAVLVCPAVAFLYWLDTHGELEPLSDTDLRRTEPARDDPTEHN from the coding sequence GTGATCGCCGATGTCATCGCCGTGGTGCTGCTGCTCGCCGTGACCGCCTACGCCTGCGCCGGAGGCACCGACTACGGAGCCGGGTTCTGGGACCTGACGGCCGGTGGCACCGAGCGCGGCGCGCGCCCCAGGTGGCTGATCGACCACGCCATGGCCCCCGTATGGGAGGTCAACAACGTCTGGCTCGTCTTCGTCTTCGTCATCATGTGGACCGGCTTCCCGACGCTCTTCCAGACGGTGTTCTCCGCCATGTGGCTTCCGCTGGCCCTGGCCGCCATCGGCCTGGTCCTGCGCGGCGCCGGCTTCGCGCTGCGCAAACCCCTCCGCCGGATCGCCGGGCGACGCCTCTACGGCGCTGTCTTCGCCATCGCCTCACTGCTCACCCCGTTCTTCCTCGGCGCGGCCGTCGGCGGTATCGCCTCGGGCCGGGCGGTACCGGGAACGGAGGCCTCGGCCCACGCCTGGTCCAACCCGACCTCCGTCCTCTTCGGACTGATCGCCATCGTGGCGACGGCCTTCCTCGGCGCCGTGTTCCTTGCCGGCGACGCCGCCCGTTTCGGCGCACCCGACCTGGTCGGCTACTTCCGGCGGCGGGCTCTGGGCAGCGTCGTCGCGCTCGCCGTCCTTGCGGCCGTCATGCTGACCGTCACCCGGAGCGATGCCCCGCACGTCTGGCACGGACTCACCCATGGCCTCGGCCTCGGCCTCGTCATCCTGGCCGGAGTCTGTTCCGTCGCCACCGGATGGCTGCTGCTGCGCGGGTCCGGCGCCTGGGCCCGGGTCACGGCCGTCGGCGTGGTCGCGGCGGCGATCATCGCCTGGGGGGCCGCCCAACGCCCCGACCTCATCCCCACGTCCCTGACCGTGGCCGAGGGCGCCGGTGCCCCCGGGAGCCTGCGCTGGACCGGCCTGGTCACCCTCGTGGCCGCGGTGCTCGTCTGCCCGGCCGTGGCCTTTCTGTACTGGCTCGACACCCACGGCGAACTCGAACCGCTCTCCGACACCGACCTGCGCCGGACCGAACCGGCCCGCGACGATCCGACCGAGCACAACTGA
- a CDS encoding NADP-dependent oxidoreductase has protein sequence MRAIIYDTFGGAEVLRLGDTDKPVPGPGDVRVKVVTVGVNPLDYKRRYGWVEQFYPTTFPAVPGLEFAGVVDALGDGAGDEFAVGDEVFGWTRTGAYAEHALAGDIVRKPAALSFEAAAALPVAGETAQRVLDLLGLTTGETLLLHGAAGAVGQVAVQLAVAGGATVVGTASPANHDFLRALGAVPVAYGAGLADRVRAVAPQGVDAVFDAAGQDALPVSIALRGGTTDRIVTIADMNAAEHGVPFSAGGTPSEQIRAGLAAHARLAVEGRLAVPVVETFPLADAAKAQELSEAGHVRGKLVITV, from the coding sequence ATGCGAGCGATCATTTATGACACCTTCGGCGGCGCCGAGGTGCTCCGCCTCGGGGACACCGACAAGCCGGTTCCCGGACCGGGCGACGTACGGGTGAAGGTGGTGACGGTCGGCGTCAATCCGCTGGATTACAAACGGCGTTACGGATGGGTGGAGCAGTTCTACCCCACGACGTTTCCCGCTGTGCCGGGCCTGGAGTTCGCCGGGGTGGTGGACGCGCTCGGCGACGGCGCGGGGGACGAGTTCGCCGTCGGCGACGAGGTCTTCGGCTGGACCAGGACCGGTGCGTACGCGGAGCACGCCCTCGCGGGAGACATCGTGCGCAAGCCTGCAGCGCTCTCCTTCGAGGCCGCGGCGGCCCTCCCGGTGGCCGGTGAGACGGCGCAGCGCGTCCTTGACCTGCTGGGCCTGACGACGGGCGAGACCCTGCTGCTGCACGGGGCGGCGGGCGCGGTCGGCCAGGTCGCGGTCCAGCTGGCGGTGGCCGGGGGCGCCACGGTGGTCGGTACGGCGTCCCCGGCCAATCACGACTTCCTGCGTGCGCTGGGTGCGGTTCCGGTGGCGTACGGGGCGGGCCTGGCCGACCGGGTCCGGGCGGTTGCCCCCCAGGGCGTGGACGCGGTCTTCGACGCGGCCGGGCAGGACGCGCTGCCGGTCTCGATCGCGCTGCGCGGCGGAACGACGGACCGGATCGTCACCATCGCCGATATGAACGCCGCCGAGCACGGGGTGCCCTTCTCCGCGGGCGGTACACCGTCGGAGCAGATCCGGGCAGGCCTGGCCGCGCACGCCCGCCTCGCCGTCGAGGGCAGGCTCGCGGTACCGGTCGTCGAGACCTTCCCGCTCGCCGACGCGGCCAAGGCGCAGGAGCTGAGCGAAGCGGGGCATGTGCGCGGCAAGCTCGTCATCACAGTCTGA
- a CDS encoding amino acid permease: MTHRLPPSSPRPAGNERSGPDDSGPNGSSPDGSGPGHLHRGLQPRHIQMIAIGGTIGVGLFLGSAEALHDAGPGLLLTYAVAGVVVFFVMRALGELLVYRPVSGSFATYAEEFIGNWAGFATGWSYWLMWVVTGTAELTAAGIYVQYWWPEVPQWLPGLIALAILGVANLAAVRLFGEFEFWFALIKVLTIIVLLVMAAAILIFGFGPLGESASLSNIWSHGGFFPHGMAGPLLALQVVVFAFVGVELLGVTAGESKDPDKTLPSAVRRVIWRIALFYLGALAAVMALVPWNQLDPHVSPFVLVFAKVGIPAAAGVVNMVVLTAALSSCNSGVFSTGRMLLTLARDRHAPAAFGKVSRQGVPAAGILASMAVMLLGVAANYFVPEEAFAYVTSVATVAAVFTWGMIACAHLRYRAAVRAGRLRPVAFRMPLAPVSNYFVLAFLGLVLVLLAFDTESRIALYVAPVWAAMLVAGYFLTRHRRAAGPQDAPPDEEIAEPSRSR, translated from the coding sequence ATGACGCACCGGCTTCCACCGTCCTCGCCGCGTCCCGCCGGGAACGAGCGCTCCGGCCCCGACGACTCCGGTCCCAACGGCTCCAGTCCCGACGGATCCGGTCCCGGGCACCTCCACCGGGGTCTTCAGCCCCGCCACATCCAGATGATCGCGATCGGCGGAACCATCGGTGTCGGGCTGTTCCTCGGCTCCGCCGAGGCCCTCCACGACGCCGGTCCGGGCCTGCTGCTCACCTATGCGGTCGCCGGCGTGGTCGTCTTCTTCGTGATGCGTGCCCTGGGTGAACTCCTGGTGTACCGGCCCGTGTCCGGGTCCTTCGCCACGTACGCGGAGGAGTTCATCGGCAACTGGGCAGGGTTCGCCACCGGCTGGAGCTACTGGCTGATGTGGGTCGTCACCGGCACCGCCGAGCTGACCGCGGCCGGGATCTACGTCCAATACTGGTGGCCCGAGGTGCCCCAGTGGCTGCCCGGCCTCATCGCCCTGGCCATCCTCGGCGTGGCCAATCTCGCGGCGGTCCGGTTGTTCGGGGAGTTCGAGTTCTGGTTCGCCCTCATCAAGGTGCTGACCATCATCGTCCTGCTGGTCATGGCCGCCGCGATCCTGATCTTCGGCTTCGGCCCCCTGGGGGAGAGCGCGTCCCTGAGCAACATCTGGAGCCACGGCGGCTTCTTCCCGCACGGTATGGCCGGGCCGCTGCTCGCCCTCCAAGTAGTGGTGTTCGCCTTCGTCGGAGTCGAACTGCTCGGTGTGACCGCCGGCGAGAGCAAGGACCCCGACAAGACCCTCCCCAGCGCCGTACGCCGGGTGATCTGGCGGATCGCGCTGTTCTACCTGGGCGCCCTCGCCGCGGTCATGGCACTGGTCCCGTGGAACCAACTCGATCCGCACGTCAGCCCGTTCGTGCTGGTCTTCGCCAAGGTCGGGATCCCCGCGGCGGCCGGTGTGGTGAACATGGTCGTGCTCACCGCGGCCCTGTCGTCCTGCAACAGCGGGGTGTTCTCGACCGGCCGGATGCTGCTCACCCTGGCCCGGGACCGGCATGCGCCGGCCGCGTTCGGGAAGGTCAGCCGCCAAGGCGTACCCGCCGCGGGCATCCTCGCGTCCATGGCCGTCATGCTGCTGGGGGTGGCCGCGAACTACTTCGTCCCGGAGGAGGCCTTCGCGTATGTCACGAGCGTGGCGACCGTCGCCGCGGTGTTCACCTGGGGAATGATCGCCTGCGCCCATCTGCGCTACCGGGCGGCGGTCCGCGCCGGGCGGCTCCGGCCCGTCGCCTTCCGGATGCCGCTGGCACCCGTATCGAACTACTTCGTCCTCGCCTTTCTCGGTCTCGTGCTCGTCCTGCTCGCCTTTGACACCGAGAGCAGAATCGCGCTGTACGTGGCTCCGGTCTGGGCGGCGATGCTCGTGGCGGGCTACTTCCTCACCCGTCACCGCCGGGCCGCCGGCCCCCAGGACGCACCGCCCGACGAGGAGATCGCGGAGCCGTCACGGAGCAGGTAG